GGGCTCCCGGTCCTGTTCACCGCGCTGGCCGTCGAGCGGCTGCTGACCCTCGTTCCGATCACGCCCGGCAGTGCCGGCGTCGTCGAGGTGGGTACGACCGCCGCGCTCGTCGCGCTCGGCGGTGACCCGGCCGGGGTCGCGGCGGGGCTGCTGCTGTTCCGTGGGTTCACGTTCCTGATGGAGATCCCGGTCGGCGGCATCATGCTGGCGATCTGGACCTGGTTGCAGCACCGCACCGGCGGCGGTGCGCGCTCGCTCGGGGCGGTGGCGTGATGCGGGTGGCGCTGGTCAGTGACTGTTACCTCCCGCGCCTCGGCGGCATCGAGCTGCAGGTGCACGACCTCGCCGTCCAGCTGATCCGGGCCGGGCATCAGGTCACGGTGTTCACCCTGACCGACGGTCCGCCGAGCGCGGGTGACGTACCGGTCGTGCGGCTGCCGTCGCTGACCGGCATGCCGTTGCCGGTGGCGGTGGAGCGGCTCCGGTACGAGCTGGCCGGGTTCGATGTCGTGCACTCGCATTCGTCGTTGGTGTCGCCGCTGGCCTGGCGGGCGGCGCGGATGGCGCGGACGGCGCTGATCACCATGCATTCGTTGCCTGGGTCGACGATGCCCTGGCCGGTGGCGCAGATCGATCGGTACGCCGGGAACGCGCAATGGACCGCGGTCAGCGAAACCGTGGCGAACCGGTTGCGGCGGTCGCTGCCCAAGGGATCGGTCAAGGTGCTGCACAACGGCGTCGACCCGGCCGCGTGGCGGGCGACGGCGCGTACGGAGCATCGGCCGACGATCGTGAGCACGATGCGGCTGGCCCGGCGCAAGCGCCCGGACGCGTTGCTGCGGACGCTGGAGAAGATTCGCGAGCTGACCCCGTCGGCCGTCGACCTGCGGGCGGTCATCGTCGGCGCGGGTCCGCGCGAGCGCGCGCTGGCCACCGAGGTACGCCGCAGCGGCATGGCCTCCTGGGTGGACCTCCCGGGGCGCCTGACCCGGTACGAGATTCAGGCGCTGTACGCCTCGGCGGATGTGTACTTGGCGCCGGCCGAGCTCGAATCGTTCGGTGTCGCGGCCCTGGAAGCACGGTGTGCCGGGCTGCCGGTGGTGGCGATGGCATCCGGTGGCGTCCGCGAGTTCATCCGTCCGGGGATCGAAGGATTCCTCGTACACGACGACACCGAGATGGCGCGTACGGTGGCGGCGCTGCTGTCGAACTCGACGGTTCTGGAGCGGATGCAGGCACACAACCAGAACACCGATCCGGTGATGACCTGGGAGCGCGTGATCACGCAGCACGTTGCCGCGTACACGGCTCAGCTCGCTCTCAGCGAGCGGTCCCTAGCGTCAACTGCATGAGGCGAAGCTGGGCCGAGCAGGTGATGGGGATGCCCATCAGTGTGCTGGCCCGGGGCGAGCAGGCGCGGTCCGCGGTGGTCGAGGACGCGGTCCGGGACATGTACGCCGAGCTGGTCGAGGTGGATCGGATCTTCTCGCCGTACAAGCCGGACAGCTCAGTCAGCCGGCTGGCTCGCGGTGAGGTCGGCTGGGACGGCGTGGAGCCTCTGGTACGGGACGTAGCCGAGCGGTGTACGGCGGCGCGCGCACTGACCGGTGGACTGTTCGACGCGGACGTACCCGGCGGGTGCTGGGATCCGTCCGGGCTGGTGAAGGGCTGGGCGGTGGAGCGGGCGGGGGAGCGGCTACGAGCGGTGGCCGGCGTCGACTGGTGCCTGAACGCCGGTGGTGACGTCCTTGTGCTCTGTGCCGGCGACGAGGACTTCACGATCGGGATCCAGGACCCGCAGGACCCCACTCGGGTGGTTGCGAGTCT
The genomic region above belongs to Kribbella solani and contains:
- a CDS encoding glycosyltransferase family 4 protein; translated protein: MRVALVSDCYLPRLGGIELQVHDLAVQLIRAGHQVTVFTLTDGPPSAGDVPVVRLPSLTGMPLPVAVERLRYELAGFDVVHSHSSLVSPLAWRAARMARTALITMHSLPGSTMPWPVAQIDRYAGNAQWTAVSETVANRLRRSLPKGSVKVLHNGVDPAAWRATARTEHRPTIVSTMRLARRKRPDALLRTLEKIRELTPSAVDLRAVIVGAGPRERALATEVRRSGMASWVDLPGRLTRYEIQALYASADVYLAPAELESFGVAALEARCAGLPVVAMASGGVREFIRPGIEGFLVHDDTEMARTVAALLSNSTVLERMQAHNQNTDPVMTWERVITQHVAAYTAQLALSERSLASTA
- a CDS encoding FAD:protein FMN transferase, whose translation is MRRSWAEQVMGMPISVLARGEQARSAVVEDAVRDMYAELVEVDRIFSPYKPDSSVSRLARGEVGWDGVEPLVRDVAERCTAARALTGGLFDADVPGGCWDPSGLVKGWAVERAGERLRAVAGVDWCLNAGGDVLVLCAGDEDFTIGIQDPQDPTRVVASLARNGGAVATSGTSARGAHVYDPRTGTEVATRWLSVSVSGPSVEYADVLATAAFVAGDGWPEVLTVLPGYEGLGVLADGNLFSTVGWGVV